A region of Campylobacter sp. MIT 99-7217 DNA encodes the following proteins:
- a CDS encoding FUSC family protein, translating into MSLKQILTLNSTERVWQLPFFAALGVALVLSIGGYYQRLDLGLIAMIGVMAFLYTPNTPIYHKMAVVMCCSFGISLSFLLGLLTHIFPPSAPFVIGIVAMSSSILVRYYDLGAPGYFFFVFAALLGSFFPFETKDFIFLVGLVCIGGMIANLMAFLYSLSVIYIFKNALPKPVPQRGHLGFEVVVVDSFIMGFFVGLALFLGQFLALERSYWVAVSCTVIMQGITLNSVWNKQIQRIVGTLVGCFFAWFLLGIKFEAWEFVLLMAFLVFMTEYVVFRNYALAMVFITPYVTYLAEATNFMNYDANLLVKARLEDVIVGSILGLMGGFVIYKPYLRAGFDKIAKFIFKIKFS; encoded by the coding sequence ATGAGTTTAAAACAAATTCTTACCTTAAATTCCACCGAAAGAGTATGGCAACTTCCCTTTTTTGCAGCCTTAGGAGTAGCTTTAGTGCTAAGTATTGGAGGGTATTATCAAAGGCTTGATTTAGGACTTATAGCCATGATAGGCGTTATGGCTTTTTTATATACGCCAAATACGCCCATTTATCACAAAATGGCTGTTGTGATGTGCTGTTCTTTTGGAATTTCTTTATCCTTTTTGCTTGGTCTTTTAACACATATTTTTCCGCCAAGCGCACCTTTTGTTATAGGCATAGTTGCAATGAGTAGTAGTATCTTGGTAAGGTATTATGACTTAGGAGCGCCTGGGTATTTTTTCTTTGTGTTTGCAGCCTTACTTGGCTCGTTTTTTCCTTTTGAAACTAAGGATTTTATATTTTTAGTCGGTCTTGTTTGTATAGGCGGAATGATTGCGAATTTAATGGCGTTTTTGTATTCTTTGAGCGTAATTTATATTTTTAAAAATGCTCTTCCAAAGCCTGTTCCTCAAAGGGGACATTTGGGTTTTGAAGTTGTTGTTGTGGATTCTTTTATTATGGGCTTTTTTGTGGGACTTGCTTTATTTTTAGGACAATTCTTAGCCCTTGAAAGAAGTTATTGGGTTGCTGTAAGTTGCACCGTCATCATGCAAGGCATAACCTTAAATTCAGTCTGGAACAAGCAAATCCAGCGTATAGTAGGAACTCTTGTGGGTTGCTTTTTTGCTTGGTTTTTGCTGGGGATTAAATTTGAAGCTTGGGAATTTGTGCTTTTAATGGCTTTTTTAGTTTTTATGACTGAATATGTTGTATTTCGCAACTACGCCCTTGCCATGGTCTTTATCACTCCTTATGTAACCTACTTGGCTGAGGCTACAAATTTTATGAACTATGATGCAAATTTACTTGTAAAAGCTAGGCTTGAAGATGTGATCGTGGGTAGTATTTTAGGGCTTATGGGTGGCTTTGTGATATATAAGCCTTATTTAAGAGCAGGATTCGACAAAATCGCTAAATTTATCTTTAAAATCAAATTTTCATAA
- the rpmA gene encoding 50S ribosomal protein L27, producing MAHKKGQGSTQNNRDSIGRRLGVKKFGGEFVRAGNIIIRQRGTATHAGNNVGLGKDHTIFALIDGFVKFERKDKDRKKVSVYPA from the coding sequence ATGGCACACAAGAAAGGTCAAGGCTCAACTCAAAATAACCGCGATTCTATCGGTCGTCGTTTAGGTGTTAAAAAATTTGGTGGCGAATTTGTCCGTGCTGGAAATATCATTATCCGCCAAAGAGGCACAGCAACTCACGCTGGAAACAATGTCGGCTTAGGTAAAGATCACACTATCTTTGCTTTAATCGACGGCTTTGTGAAATTCGAAAGAAAAGACAAAGACAGAAAAAAAGTTTCTGTTTATCCTGCCTAA
- the rplU gene encoding 50S ribosomal protein L21: protein MYAIIKHSGKQYKVSVGDELKLDHFEAEAKSSVEVSEVLAINDKDLKVGAPFVAGAKVVLEVINHGKDRKVVIYKKRRRKDSKLKRGFRRQFTRVKVKDIKA, encoded by the coding sequence ATGTATGCTATCATCAAACATAGCGGAAAGCAGTATAAAGTGAGCGTTGGCGATGAGCTAAAGCTAGATCACTTTGAAGCTGAAGCTAAAAGTAGCGTTGAAGTAAGCGAAGTGCTTGCGATCAACGATAAGGACTTAAAGGTAGGTGCGCCTTTTGTAGCAGGTGCAAAGGTAGTTTTAGAAGTGATTAATCACGGCAAAGACAGAAAAGTCGTGATTTATAAAAAAAGACGCAGAAAAGATTCTAAGCTTAAAAGAGGCTTTAGAAGACAATTCACACGCGTTAAAGTCAAAGATATCAAAGCTTAA
- the recO gene encoding recombination protein RecO codes for MQGFILHTQKVKDEDLIVFVLEKNALLKTYRFYGLRHSSILNGYKIDFALEENISFLPRLKDVLHLGFAWILKREKMIIWQEFIKLFYQHLKDVETLDSFYFELLDECAKRFEKQNPKRVILDAYVRILEFEGRLHKDHICFACDEKIQAQTLHLVRAFLPAHENCVFKSIEVDTQKLENFYESFNSGIFDDEEINHLYKLIKEGL; via the coding sequence ATGCAAGGCTTTATTTTACATACGCAAAAAGTAAAAGATGAGGATTTGATCGTTTTTGTACTAGAAAAAAATGCCTTATTAAAAACATATCGTTTTTATGGCTTAAGACATTCTAGTATTTTAAATGGATATAAGATTGATTTTGCACTTGAAGAAAATATTTCTTTCTTACCTCGCCTAAAAGATGTTTTGCACCTAGGTTTTGCGTGGATACTAAAACGCGAAAAAATGATCATTTGGCAAGAATTTATCAAGCTTTTCTATCAGCATCTTAAAGATGTAGAAACGCTTGATAGTTTTTATTTCGAGCTTTTAGATGAATGTGCGAAGCGTTTTGAAAAACAAAATCCAAAACGCGTCATTCTTGATGCTTATGTAAGAATTTTAGAATTTGAGGGGCGTTTGCATAAAGATCATATCTGTTTTGCCTGTGATGAAAAGATACAAGCTCAAACACTTCATCTTGTGCGAGCCTTTCTCCCAGCTCATGAAAACTGCGTTTTTAAGAGTATAGAGGTTGATACACAAAAACTTGAAAATTTTTATGAGAGTTTTAATTCTGGCATTTTTGATGATGAGGAAATCAACCATTTATATAAGCTCATTAAAGAAGGTTTATAA
- a CDS encoding DNA cytosine methyltransferase — translation MKLGSLFAGIGGIELGFKKAGFKTAWGIELDSKACITYKANHKHKIINEDISKIDLNSLEDIEILSAGFPCQAFSIAGYQRGFKDERGNIFFEILRYLRYFKPRIIFLENVKNLLRHDKNKTFAIIKQELEGLGYKLKYEVLNSCEYGNIPQNRERIYIIGFLDYDLFDNFTFPKKIKLSKKVQDLIDKKASKEFYYKDTKYYNELKKVMHNKNTLYQWRRQYVRENKSNLCPTLTANMGTGGHNVPLVIDSLDIRKLTPRECARFQGFDDNFILPKELSNASLYKQIGNSVSVGVIENIAKEIKKVLKNEYRAVC, via the coding sequence ATGAAATTAGGTAGTTTATTTGCTGGTATTGGTGGGATAGAACTTGGCTTTAAAAAGGCTGGTTTTAAAACAGCTTGGGGTATAGAACTTGATTCTAAGGCTTGTATAACATATAAAGCAAATCACAAACACAAAATCATTAACGAAGATATAAGTAAAATAGACTTAAACAGCCTTGAAGATATTGAAATTCTAAGTGCTGGTTTTCCTTGTCAAGCCTTTAGTATAGCTGGATATCAAAGAGGCTTTAAAGATGAAAGGGGCAATATTTTTTTTGAAATTTTAAGATATTTGCGGTATTTTAAACCACGAATTATTTTTTTAGAAAATGTCAAAAATTTGTTAAGACACGATAAAAATAAAACCTTTGCTATTATAAAACAAGAATTAGAAGGCTTAGGATATAAATTAAAATACGAAGTTTTAAACAGTTGCGAATATGGCAATATCCCACAAAATAGAGAAAGAATTTATATTATTGGCTTTTTGGATTATGATTTATTTGATAATTTTACTTTTCCAAAAAAAATAAAACTGAGTAAAAAAGTGCAAGATTTAATAGATAAAAAAGCTTCAAAGGAATTTTATTATAAAGATACAAAATATTATAATGAACTTAAAAAGGTAATGCATAATAAAAATACTCTTTATCAGTGGAGAAGACAATATGTAAGAGAAAATAAAAGTAATCTTTGCCCAACATTAACCGCAAATATGGGAACAGGAGGTCATAATGTGCCTTTAGTTATTGATAGTTTGGACATAAGAAAACTAACTCCTAGAGAATGTGCTAGATTTCAAGGCTTTGATGATAATTTTATTTTGCCAAAAGAGCTTTCAAATGCGAGTTTGTATAAACAAATTGGAAATAGTGTTTCTGTGGGAGTAATTGAAAATATCGCAAAAGAAATTAAAAAGGTGCTTAAAAATGAATATAGAGCAGTTTGTTAA
- the pbpC gene encoding penicillin-binding protein 1C, with amino-acid sequence MKNKFLSRKALKFLKFIGFLGLLFFVYVAFVFFSFDKDEFLDNFEARYSKLMLDRNEEILSVFLNDDEQWHLKASKIPDKLKQAVILYEDKNFYSHFGVDFLALFRAFKNNLFYAKRSGASTISMQVIKLNEKNPRTYFYKFHEIIKAFALEYHFSKDEILSLYLSNAPYGGNLVGYEAALLFYFDKKPDDITNAQAALLAVLPNNPGLINLEKNKTLLKEKRARLLGKMLEKGLISKDLFELSLREDLPSFKPRKNLAPHLALELLNDKQKFIISSIDKNLQSKFEAKAKEFSQKLMQKGIHNLSVLLLDTKSKKALAYVGSQDFYDILNLGQINGIKAKRSVGSTLKPFLFALSIDEGLIAPQSILLDVPTFFSNFNPQNANKKYYGLIPAKEALRRSLNVPFVSLLQAYGYEKFFFKIKDFLGFEDEDYKKYGLSFILGTKELSLEELSKLYLALANYGKMSEISYIRDENLTEQRQIFSKASAFLTLQSLKDLARVGLENFNKKEKIISYKTGTSYGRKDAWAMGATPKYTLGVWVGNFTGEANANLYGVSIAGDLLFELLGLLEDTDLEFEKSEDLIKIRVETKTHYRYDEELGGDFAEILYPKEAKPLRFSPFLKKVFMYENEEINSLHPHFKDAKLNLKLDLPLNALNFLQEQKINVKNQKNLQILYPSSGLNILQAKDFDSKKGLLIKIANLKNEKVFWYLNQRLIYEGSEKSQILDLNADEYELYLISESGEYDFVKFRIEK; translated from the coding sequence TTGAAAAATAAATTTTTATCTCGCAAAGCTCTAAAATTTCTTAAATTTATAGGATTTTTAGGGCTTTTGTTTTTTGTGTATGTAGCCTTTGTCTTTTTTTCCTTTGATAAAGATGAGTTTTTGGACAATTTCGAAGCTCGTTATAGCAAACTTATGCTTGATAGAAATGAAGAAATTTTAAGTGTTTTTTTAAATGATGATGAGCAGTGGCATTTAAAAGCAAGTAAAATCCCTGATAAACTTAAACAAGCTGTGATTTTGTATGAGGATAAAAATTTTTATTCACATTTTGGGGTGGATTTTTTAGCCTTGTTTAGGGCATTTAAAAACAATCTTTTTTATGCTAAAAGAAGTGGAGCAAGCACCATTTCTATGCAGGTTATCAAGCTTAATGAAAAAAATCCTCGCACTTATTTTTATAAATTTCACGAAATCATCAAAGCCTTTGCCTTAGAGTATCATTTTAGCAAAGATGAAATTTTAAGCCTTTATCTTAGCAATGCACCTTATGGAGGGAATTTAGTGGGATATGAGGCAGCTTTGTTGTTTTATTTTGATAAAAAGCCAGATGATATAACAAATGCCCAAGCTGCTCTTTTGGCTGTTTTGCCAAATAATCCGGGGCTTATCAATCTTGAAAAAAATAAAACTTTACTTAAAGAAAAAAGAGCTAGGCTTTTGGGTAAAATGCTTGAAAAGGGCTTAATCTCAAAGGATTTGTTTGAGCTTTCTTTAAGGGAGGATTTGCCAAGCTTTAAACCTCGCAAAAACCTAGCTCCTCATTTAGCCTTAGAGCTTTTAAACGATAAGCAAAAGTTCATCATCTCAAGTATAGATAAAAACTTACAAAGTAAATTTGAAGCCAAGGCAAAAGAATTTAGCCAAAAACTTATGCAAAAGGGCATTCATAACTTAAGCGTGCTTTTGCTTGATACAAAAAGCAAGAAAGCTTTAGCTTATGTTGGTTCGCAAGATTTTTATGATATTTTAAATTTAGGGCAGATTAATGGCATAAAGGCTAAAAGAAGCGTGGGTTCAACCTTAAAGCCCTTTTTATTTGCGTTAAGCATAGATGAGGGCTTGATAGCTCCTCAGTCAATCTTGCTTGATGTGCCGACCTTTTTTTCAAATTTTAACCCCCAAAATGCAAATAAAAAATACTACGGACTTATCCCAGCTAAAGAAGCTTTGAGACGCTCTTTAAATGTGCCTTTTGTCTCACTTTTGCAAGCTTATGGTTATGAGAAGTTTTTTTTCAAAATCAAAGATTTTTTAGGCTTTGAAGATGAGGATTATAAAAAATACGGACTTTCTTTTATCTTAGGCACAAAAGAACTGAGCTTAGAAGAGCTTTCAAAGCTGTATTTAGCCCTTGCAAATTATGGAAAAATGAGTGAAATTTCTTATATAAGAGATGAAAATCTTACCGAGCAAAGACAAATTTTTAGCAAAGCTTCAGCCTTTTTAACGCTTCAAAGCCTAAAAGATCTTGCTCGTGTTGGACTTGAAAATTTTAATAAAAAAGAAAAGATTATTTCTTATAAAACAGGCACAAGTTATGGTAGAAAAGATGCTTGGGCTATGGGAGCAACGCCAAAATACACGCTTGGAGTTTGGGTGGGAAATTTCACAGGAGAAGCAAATGCAAATTTATATGGGGTGAGTATAGCTGGGGATTTGCTTTTTGAGCTTTTGGGGCTTTTAGAGGATACGGATTTGGAATTTGAAAAAAGTGAGGATTTGATCAAGATAAGGGTAGAAACAAAAACGCATTACCGCTATGATGAGGAGCTTGGTGGGGATTTTGCTGAAATTTTGTATCCAAAAGAAGCAAAGCCTTTGAGATTTTCTCCTTTTTTAAAAAAGGTTTTTATGTATGAAAATGAGGAGATTAACTCTTTGCACCCCCATTTTAAGGACGCTAAGCTAAATTTGAAGCTCGATTTGCCTTTAAATGCTTTAAATTTCTTGCAAGAGCAAAAAATAAATGTGAAAAATCAAAAAAATCTTCAAATTCTTTATCCAAGTTCTGGGCTAAATATCTTGCAAGCTAAGGATTTTGACTCTAAAAAGGGGCTTTTGATTAAAATTGCTAACTTAAAAAATGAAAAGGTTTTTTGGTATTTAAATCAAAGACTTATTTATGAGGGTAGCGAAAAAAGTCAAATTTTGGATTTAAATGCTGATGAATACGAACTTTATCTTATATCTGAAAGTGGGGAGTATGATTTTGTGAAATTTAGGATTGAAAAATAA
- a CDS encoding group I intron-associated PD-(D/E)XK endonuclease, whose amino-acid sequence MNIEQFVKQNIRKINERVNDFKNELFNSTEIKEYLKQRFVSLCDDLNFKDRILKKFKEGNYQKKEIIEIANNEILYKNDIELFLETQIFLKLSQEELLKELKNLSLEHIKTKFTNDKEFKFIQNKLAKILEKALFIASKDGFSRNLNNINSGTMTANAGDSAQFLFIARAILAGFNASNVDVRSSRYDAIVDFENTLLRIQVKGISSGELISFKDRDRGGQGIYHKHERNQGKRITKKDCDLYMAVDKQVGICYLIPMSFADKFNDKECTKIKLSQLKVYKENWEVIKKVAQELKNINFKNSKNL is encoded by the coding sequence ATGAATATAGAGCAGTTTGTTAAGCAAAATATAAGAAAGATTAACGAGAGGGTTAATGATTTTAAAAATGAGCTTTTTAATTCTACTGAGATTAAAGAATATTTAAAGCAAAGATTTGTAAGTTTATGTGATGATTTAAATTTCAAAGATAGGATTTTGAAAAAATTTAAAGAGGGCAATTATCAAAAAAAAGAAATTATAGAAATTGCCAACAATGAAATTTTATATAAAAATGATATAGAACTTTTTTTAGAAACTCAAATTTTTTTAAAACTTTCTCAAGAAGAATTATTAAAAGAGCTTAAAAACTTATCCTTAGAACACATAAAGACTAAATTTACAAACGATAAAGAATTTAAATTTATCCAAAACAAATTAGCCAAAATCCTTGAAAAAGCTCTTTTTATAGCTTCAAAAGATGGTTTTTCTAGAAATTTAAATAATATAAACTCAGGAACAATGACAGCTAATGCAGGAGATAGTGCTCAGTTTTTATTTATAGCTAGGGCTATTTTGGCAGGATTTAATGCCTCAAATGTTGATGTTAGAAGTAGTCGTTATGATGCTATTGTGGATTTTGAAAATACTCTTTTACGCATTCAAGTTAAGGGCATTTCAAGTGGCGAGCTTATTAGCTTTAAAGATAGAGATAGAGGCGGTCAAGGAATATATCATAAGCATGAAAGAAATCAAGGAAAAAGGATCACAAAAAAAGATTGTGATCTTTATATGGCAGTGGATAAACAAGTAGGGATTTGTTATTTGATACCTATGAGCTTTGCTGATAAATTTAACGATAAAGAATGCACAAAGATAAAACTTTCCCAGCTTAAAGTTTATAAAGAAAATTGGGAAGTTATTAAAAAAGTAGCACAAGAACTTAAAAATATAAATTTTAAAAATTCTAAAAATTTATAA